Proteins from a genomic interval of Haliaeetus albicilla chromosome 13, bHalAlb1.1, whole genome shotgun sequence:
- the RBM34 gene encoding RNA-binding protein 34, whose protein sequence is MGGRRRGAEPQDAPAGRERDEAPPRPPRPRGRGGVRRGARAEEYVVGQVADSLCAGGGAAAAAAPAPLARLFSAAAPPVLVAVTGENKKRKRTEEAEEVSEDQTSSVTQEPPIKVKKARKKELSKAEKKLANRESALEQADEDEEQKLLQNKAKQKKRASQAITKSVVNSDTGTTVKQQKEKKVTDEMVNRRTVFVGNLPVNCTVQALKSLFKEYGQIKSIRFRSLVPAEDTLSKKLAAIKHKVHPNAKFVNAYVVFKEECDAIKALNENGTEIASGFHIRVDIASKTNSHDNKRSVFLGNLSYDISDDAVREHFSVCGGVVAVRIVRDRKTGLGKGFGYVLFENTDAVHLALKLNETVLMGRKIRVKRCGEKWKAPQKSADQSRAPKDRVDTTLKNKGCSNDTFVGEKAVPLKKSTKPKRLRTLPRNKAGKNKQFSDKKSNV, encoded by the exons AtgggcggccgccggcggggcgcggagccGCAGGACGCCCCGGCGGGAAGGGAGCGCGATGAAGCCCCCCCCCGTCCTCCCCGCCCGCGGGGGCGAGGCGGGGTCCGGCGGGGGGCGCGGGCGGAGGAGTACGTGGTGGGGCAGGTGGCGGACAGCCTCtgcgcgggggggggcgccgccgccgccgccgcccccgcgccgCTCGCCCGCCTCTTcagcgccgccgccccgccggtgCTGGTGGCCGTGACGGGG gaaaataagaaaagaaagcgTACGGAAGAAGCGGAGGAAGTGTCGGAAGACCAGACCTCGTCTGTCACACAAGAACCCCCTATAAAAGTaaagaaagccagaaaaaagGAGCTttcaaaggcagagaaaaaattGGCAAACAG agagagcGCTTTGGAGCAGGCGGATGAAGATGAGGAGCAAAAACtgcttcaaaacaaagcaaaacaaaaaaaaagggcttcTCAGGCCATCACCAAAAGCGTTGTTAATTCAGATACAGGCACTACTGTGaaacaacaaaaggaaaaaaaggtgactgATGAAATGGTGAACAGAAGAACAGTGTTTGTTGGAAACTTGCCTGTCAACTGTACTGTGCAG gcACTGAAGTCTCTTTTTAAAGAGTATGGACAAATAAAATCCATTCGATTCCGGTCTTTG GTTCCAGCAGAAGATACCTTATCCAAAAAGTTAGCAGCAATAAA GCATAAGGTGCACCCTAATGCGAAGTTCGTTAACGCTTATGTTGTATTTAAGGAAGAATGTGATGCCATTAAGGCTCTAAATGA AAATGGAACAGAAATTGCTAGTGGATTTCACATCAGAGTTGACATTGCATCAAAAACCAATTCG caTGACAATAAACGATCCGTATTCTTGGGAAATCTCTCATATG ACATCAGTGACGATGCTGTGCGAGAACACTTTTCTGTCTGCGGAGGTGTAGTAGCAGTGCGAATTGTGAGAGACAGAAAGACCGGCTTGGGTAAAGGCTTCGGCTACGTTCTCTTTGAG AATACGGATGCTGTACATCTTGCTCTGAAACTCAATGAGACTGTTCTGATGGGAAGAAAGATACGAGTGAAGCGCTGTGGAGAGAAGTGGAAAGCACCACAGAAAAGTGCAGATCAGTCTCGTGCTCCTAAGGACAGAGTCGAtaccacattaaaaaacaagGGGTGCTCTAATGATACATTTGTTGGTGAAAAAGCAGTCCCGTTAAAGAAGAGCACTAAACCGAAAAGACTAAGAACTCTTCCTAGGAATAAAGCTGGGAAGAACAAACAATTTTCTGATAAAAAATCAAACGTATAA
- the TOMM20 gene encoding mitochondrial import receptor subunit TOM20 homolog, which translates to MMVGKTSAIAAGLCGALFIGYCIYFDRKRRSDPNFKNRLRERRKKQKLAKERAGLSKLPDLKDAEAVQKFFLEEIQLGEELLAQGEYEKGVDHLTNAIAVCGQPQQLLQVLQQTLPPPVFQMLLTKLPTISQRIVSAQCLAEDDVE; encoded by the exons ATGATGGTGGGCAAGACCAGCGCCATCGCGGCGGGCCTTTGCGGGGCCCTTTTCATCGGTTACTGCATCTACTTCGACCGCAAGAGACGGAGCGACCCGAATTTCAAGAACCGGCTGCGGGAGC gaaggaagaaacagaagcttGCCAAAGAGAGAGCAGGGCTTTCCAAG TTGCCTGAtctgaaagatgctgaagcAGTTCAGAAGTTTTTTCTTGAGGAGATTCAGCTTGGCGAGGAACTACTAGCTCAAG GTGAATATGAGAAAGGTGTTGATCACTTGACCAATGCCATTGCTGTGTGTGGACAGCCGCAGCAGCTACTACAAGTTCTACAGCAGACTCTTCCACCACCAGTGTTTCAAATGCTTCTAACTAAGCTCCCTACAATAAGCCAG AGAATTGTAAGTGCACAGTGCTTGGCTGAAGATGATGTTGAATGA